One segment of Mobula birostris isolate sMobBir1 chromosome 27, sMobBir1.hap1, whole genome shotgun sequence DNA contains the following:
- the LOC140188474 gene encoding taste receptor type 1 member 3-like codes for MTWEKKQQRSTDSCSLPDGKATKTSAQPARMGNDEDGKGMQATNLVRGANGGPHLWKAPHNVTSLHPRSVNVEEPRVFFFLTSVPCGTVVSGDRGESLNQFQADGDYTLGGLFPLYSANMNRAKRASSESHKCERIQLDGFLWAQAMKFAIEEINNSSTLLPNVTLGYDIQDTCLMSSVAMRSAFSFLTTEGGTTFEVKCDYTNHSSRVLAILGPSTSELSRITARLFSFLLIPQISYFASSNLFNDRMNFPSFFRTIPTDEVQAAAVVSIVETFHWNWIAVVGTDNTYGRRAMQYFTKLVSKTDICIAFEELIPVNVRGLKLQKRMASIISHIVLSQVNVTAVFAEDIYAEVLLMVALEQNMTEKVWIASESWITSEAVASIPNISSIGAILGASIKNDNIPGFACYVSTALALNHMPKLKFERCSRNEHYPEMKNEEASVVIGEDLERISFSVYSAAYTVAHALHSLLRCDLGSCNKGNTYPWQLLIAVKEVNFTLHNRVISFDEEGNPPTGYDIINWKWKGANLIPEFRVIGEYRAQDKELLINASLIDWNTLQNKIPHSNCSTSCESGQVKIVKGHLSCCHQCVDCPAGTFLSDDEQCLPCQKDEWSPPGSVKCEKKVITFFRWTETLASLLATLAAVGLFIIMAVIVIFILNLNSPMVQLAGGTTCLVMLIFIAITCCSIYFFLGKPNWFLCRVRQPLFSIGFAGCLSAMLVKSFQVSGLHRIIRCIPQCFPAFLWHNGKWLLICFFLLIQCALCATWQSRSPPFVFANYNISVTEIFMECNEGSLTGFGLLLIYNNLLALACFLCTFMGRSTVKTYNLSRYITFAMLIYLTVWVFFIPAYATAKGKFVSFLEPFAGLVSVYGIITAYFLPKCYIILFKPEYNTQSYCQETTDNPPSNAEGQ; via the exons TTTTCTTTTTCTTGACAAGTGTCCCTTGTGGTACTGTGGTGTCTGGAGACCGGGGAGAGTCACTGAACCAGTTTCAGGCTGATGGGGATTACACCCTTGGAGGTCTCTTTCCACTTTACTCTGCTAACATGAATAGAGCTAAGAGAGCAAGTTCAGAATCACACAAGTGTGAAAG AATCCAACTTGATGGTTTCCTCTGGGCTCAAGCAATGAAATTTGCTATTGAAGAAATCAATAACTCTAGCACTCTACTACCAAATGTGACGCTGGGATATGACATCCAGGACACCTGTCTCATGTCCTCTGTTGCAATGCGCTCAGCCTTTTCCTTCTTAACTACGGAAGGTGGAACTACGTTTGAAGTGAAGTGTGATTACACAAATCATAGTTCCCGAGTGCTTGCCATCCTTGGTCCTTCTACATCCGAGCTCTCCAGAATCACTGCTCGACTTTTCAGCTTCCTCCTCATTCCACAG ATTAGTTACTTTGCTTCAAGCAATTTATTTAATGATAGAATGAACTTCCCATCATTCTTCCGGACAATTCCCACGGATGAAGTCCAGGCTGCAGCTGTGGTATCAATTGTGGAGACATTTCACTGGAACTGGATAGCAGTGGTCGGGACGGACAACACGTATGGTAGAAGGGCAATGCAGTATTTCACAAAACTTGTCTCCAAAACTGACATTTGCATCGCATTCGAGGAACTGATTCCTGTGAATGTACGTGGCCTTAAACTGCAGAAGAGAATGGCATCGATCATCTCACACATTGTTCTCTCACAGGttaatgtcacagcagtgtttGCAGAGGATATTTATGCTGAGGTATTGCTGATGGTAGCCCTGGAGCAGAACATGACAGAGAAGGTATGGATTGCCAGTGAGAGCTGGATTACCTCTGAAGCAGTTGCCAGCATCCCAAATATCTCAAGCATCGGGGCCATCCTGGGTGCAAGCATTAAAAATGATAACATCCCTGGGTTTGCGTGCTATGTTTCCACTGCACTGGCTCTCAACCACATGCCCAAATTGAAATTTGAAAGATGTAGCAGGAATGAGCACTATCCAGAGATGAAAAATGAAGAAGCATCTGTGGTTATTGGTGAAGACTTAGAACGTATTTCATTCAGTGTTTACTCAGCAGCTTACACAGTAGCTCACGCTCTCCATAGCCTACTTCGCTGTGATTTAGGATCCTGCAACAAGGGCAACACTTACCCATGGCAG CTACTTATAGCAGTCAAAGAAGTTAACTTCACCCTCCACAACCGAGTTATTTCCTTTGATGAGGAAGGAAACCCACCAACAGGATATGACATCATTAACTGGAAATGGAAAGGTGCGAATCTGATTCCAGAATTCAGAGTGATTGGCGAATACAGGGCTCAGGATAAAGAACTTCTAATAAATGCATCCCTGATTGACTGGAACACCCTGCAGAATAAG ATTCCTCACTCCAACTGCTCAACTTCCTGTGAATCTGGGCAAGTGAAAATAGTGAAGGGGCATCTTTCTTGTTGTCATCAGTGTGTGGACTGCCCGGCAGGAACATTTCTGAGTGATG ACGAACAGTGCCTTCCGTGCCAGAAAGATGAGTGGTCACCACCAGGAAGTGTGAAATGTGAAAAGAAAGTGATCACGTTCTTCCGATGGACGGAAACTCTGGCCAGTTTGCTAGCCACACTGGCGGCTGTTGGCCTCTTCATCATCATGGCAGTAATTGTCATTTTCATCCTCAATCTCAACAGCCCCATGGTCCAGCTGGCAGGAGGGACAACCTGCCTGGTGATGCTGATATTCATTGCCATAACCTGCTGCAGCATTTACTTTTTCCTGGGGAAGCCAAACTGGTTTCTATGCAGAGTTCGGCAGCCTCTTTTCTCAATTGGCTTTGCTGGCTGTTTATCAGCCATGCTGGTGAAGTCATTTCAAGTGAGTGGCCTGCATAGGATAATCAGGTGCATCCCACAATGTTTCCCTGCTTTCCTATGGCACAATGGTAAGTGGCTGCTCATCTGTTTCTTCCTCTTGATTCAGTGTGCTCTGTGTGCAACCTGGCAGTCCAGGTCTCCTCCATTTGTCTTTGCAAACTACAATATCTCTGTCACAGAAATATTCATGGAATGTAATGAGGGCTCTTTAACTGGCTTTGGGTTACTTCTGATCTATAATAACCTGCTTGCCCTTGCGTGTTTTCTGTGTACTTTCATGGGCCGAAGTACAGTCAAAACTTACAATCTAAGCCGATACATTACCTTTGCTATGCTCATCTACCTCACCGTTTGGGTCTTCTTCATCCCAGCCTATGCTACTGCCAAGGGCAAGTTTGTCTCCTTCTTGGAGCCATTTGCAGGTCTGGTGAGTGTGTATGGAATCATCACAGCCTACTTTCTACCCAAGTGCTACATCATTCTCTTTAAACCAGAGTACAACACCCAATCTTACTGTCAGGAGACTACAGACAATCCTCCGTCCAACGCAGAAGGCCAATGA